One genomic segment of bacterium includes these proteins:
- a CDS encoding NAD(P)-dependent alcohol dehydrogenase translates to MKAIVATKYGPPEVLQIKEIEKPTPGNNEILVKVFATTVSAADYRVRSFNVPISFWLPARFALGLTKPRNSVLGMDFSGVVEAVGKNVTKYKVGDPVFGLMGHQFGCYAQYLCLSEDWKLVGIAGKPANLNFEEAAAIPFGGLTALYFMREAKIQKGQKVLITGASGSVGTSAVQIAKYYCAEVTAVCRTDKIELVKSLGADKIVDYTKDDFTKSGELYDVIFEVAGKTPFSDCIKSLTKTGTLLHAVAVPAVTIQMKWQSITTGRKMIGGGPDNNSKDLIFLKELVESGKLKPIIDRSYPMEQIVEAHKYVGSGHKKGNVVVTIEHND, encoded by the coding sequence ATGAAAGCAATTGTGGCTACTAAATACGGTCCGCCCGAAGTTCTTCAAATTAAAGAAATAGAAAAACCCACGCCCGGTAATAACGAAATACTTGTAAAAGTTTTCGCAACAACAGTGTCAGCTGCAGATTACAGGGTGCGGAGTTTTAATGTTCCAATTTCATTTTGGCTTCCTGCCCGGTTTGCGCTTGGACTTACTAAACCAAGAAATTCTGTGTTGGGAATGGATTTTTCTGGAGTGGTTGAAGCGGTTGGTAAAAATGTTACAAAGTATAAAGTCGGCGATCCTGTTTTCGGATTGATGGGACATCAATTCGGATGCTACGCTCAGTACTTATGCCTTTCTGAGGATTGGAAGCTCGTGGGAATAGCAGGTAAGCCTGCAAATTTAAATTTCGAGGAAGCTGCTGCTATACCTTTTGGAGGACTGACAGCTTTATATTTTATGAGGGAGGCAAAAATTCAAAAAGGACAAAAAGTTCTGATAACCGGAGCGTCGGGGAGCGTAGGAACTTCTGCAGTCCAGATTGCGAAATACTACTGCGCTGAGGTAACTGCTGTTTGCAGAACTGATAAGATTGAGTTGGTAAAGTCACTCGGTGCGGATAAAATTGTTGATTACACCAAAGATGATTTTACAAAAAGCGGTGAGTTATATGATGTGATTTTTGAAGTTGCCGGTAAAACTCCATTCTCAGACTGTATAAAATCTCTTACAAAAACCGGAACTCTTCTGCACGCTGTCGCTGTGCCTGCGGTAACAATTCAAATGAAATGGCAATCGATAACAACCGGCAGAAAAATGATTGGTGGCGGTCCTGATAATAATTCTAAGGATTTGATTTTCTTAAAAGAACTTGTTGAGTCGGGCAAGTTGAAACCAATAATTGACAGATCCTATCCGATGGAACAAATTGTTGAAGCGCACAAATATGTCGGGTCCGGTCACAAAAAAGGAAATGTAGTTGTTACAATAGAACACAATGATTAG
- a CDS encoding dienelactone hydrolase family protein: MIKTLTIFSILLVTLPLSAQHQALNYMSRGKYDVSFQVLSLYDSSRTTADNKSYRPVQVSVWFPAHLSGKSDPFTNEDYFILSAAETQFQVSKSMQDSAIIQYENLLQQNGVSNKTVRAWFDLQMLADENAVPLNEKFPLIVVAQGNYHSAHHQAFLCEFIASNGYVVATTPSQTRISGPMTDDSQAVESAEEQVKDMEFAISSLHRFTNIDFNNIALIGHSFGGRSVLLLQMKNNNVRCLVSLDGGIGLGSAVEDIKKSPYYDSDKMNVPLLHFYEDTDEFIIPDFSLINSFDRSERFLVKINDFHHYYFSSIGVVSGQLDGFSPDSQNLADKCKLIFYFTLDFVDAVFKDDEEELIKLKEKFSSAAAGSELIEFQLK; encoded by the coding sequence ATGATAAAGACACTTACAATTTTTTCGATTCTGCTGGTTACCCTGCCGTTATCTGCTCAGCATCAGGCACTGAACTATATGAGCAGAGGAAAATATGATGTGAGTTTTCAGGTTTTATCGTTGTATGATTCAAGCAGAACAACAGCCGATAATAAAAGTTACAGACCTGTTCAGGTGAGTGTCTGGTTCCCCGCACACCTTTCCGGAAAATCTGATCCGTTTACAAATGAAGATTATTTTATATTAAGTGCTGCTGAAACTCAATTTCAGGTTTCAAAATCAATGCAGGACAGCGCCATTATACAATATGAAAATCTTCTGCAGCAAAACGGAGTGAGCAATAAAACAGTCCGTGCCTGGTTCGATCTTCAAATGCTTGCAGATGAAAACGCCGTTCCTTTAAATGAAAAATTTCCATTGATAGTTGTTGCACAGGGTAACTATCACTCTGCTCATCACCAGGCTTTTTTGTGTGAATTCATTGCAAGCAATGGATATGTTGTTGCGACTACACCTTCTCAAACGAGAATATCCGGACCGATGACAGATGATTCGCAGGCTGTTGAAAGTGCTGAAGAACAGGTTAAGGATATGGAATTTGCAATCAGCTCACTTCACAGATTCACCAACATAGATTTTAATAATATCGCTTTAATAGGTCATAGTTTTGGCGGGCGGTCTGTTCTACTGTTACAAATGAAAAATAATAATGTCAGATGTCTGGTAAGTCTGGATGGCGGAATTGGTCTCGGTTCTGCGGTGGAGGACATAAAAAAATCACCCTATTATGATAGCGATAAAATGAATGTACCGCTTCTTCATTTTTATGAGGACACTGATGAATTTATCATTCCCGACTTCAGTTTGATAAATTCGTTTGACAGATCGGAAAGGTTCCTGGTAAAGATAAATGATTTTCATCATTACTATTTTTCGAGCATCGGAGTGGTTTCGGGGCAGCTGGATGGTTTTTCTCCCGACTCACAAAATCTTGCCGACAAATGCAAATTGATCTTTTATTTCACATTGGATTTTGTCGATGCGGTGTTTAAAGATGATGAAGAGGAGCTGATTAAACTGAAAGAAAAATTTTCTTCAGCCGCTGCCGGAAGCGAACTGATAGAATTTCAGCTTAAATAA
- a CDS encoding S41 family peptidase has translation MKFKTFFLLFIFLSVQIHAQTLTSAEKVKILTDVIQKIEKIYPFPEISEKIIGGLNKQISDRYYDGINSPIDFATQVTNNLETFSSDKHLDLIYNPGLAKALLEETSNSSDYTEEEAKTEIWNNYGFKELKILDGNVGYLNLSVFFSTDYAAKVADATMNYFSNCNALIIDLRENGGGWGDMVVYLLAYFIDNKEPLVLNTTQSTLDSTIYSEVVPAQVTGRKLTDIPVYVLTSQVTASAAEAFTAHLKYFNKNTVIVGRKTKGAENPVEHIAIDENFVLQIPAWKKIYSGNPLAWEGIGINPDIEVEPENAFPTAYKNALQKLLKTANEQTAIDKYQWALDGLSASYDNIDINTIKEYADSYGKIQIKFIDDKLYYQSEGSSSNLLIPISADYFIVKGLNYFRIKFIKNESTIILKQIFTFGVEREYVKSK, from the coding sequence ATGAAGTTTAAAACATTCTTCCTGTTATTTATTTTCCTGTCTGTTCAGATTCACGCACAAACGTTAACTTCCGCAGAGAAAGTAAAAATCCTCACTGATGTAATACAGAAAATTGAAAAAATTTATCCCTTTCCGGAAATATCTGAAAAAATAATTGGCGGGTTGAATAAACAAATTTCAGATAGATATTATGATGGGATTAATTCCCCGATCGATTTTGCAACTCAGGTGACGAACAATCTCGAAACATTCAGCAGCGATAAGCATCTCGATCTTATTTACAACCCTGGTTTGGCAAAAGCATTGCTGGAAGAAACATCTAACAGTTCAGACTATACAGAAGAAGAAGCCAAAACGGAAATCTGGAATAACTATGGATTTAAGGAACTGAAAATACTGGACGGCAATGTTGGATATCTTAATCTTAGTGTTTTCTTTTCCACGGATTACGCTGCCAAAGTTGCGGATGCTACGATGAACTATTTTTCCAATTGCAATGCATTGATTATCGACCTGCGCGAAAACGGCGGCGGCTGGGGTGATATGGTTGTCTATTTACTTGCATACTTCATTGATAATAAAGAACCGCTGGTATTAAACACTACTCAATCTACACTGGATAGTACTATTTATTCTGAAGTTGTACCGGCACAGGTAACTGGTCGTAAGTTAACTGACATTCCTGTTTATGTTTTAACATCTCAGGTAACTGCATCGGCTGCTGAAGCATTCACCGCTCATTTAAAATATTTCAATAAGAACACTGTAATCGTCGGCAGGAAAACCAAAGGCGCTGAAAACCCGGTTGAACATATCGCTATTGATGAAAATTTCGTTCTGCAAATTCCGGCCTGGAAAAAAATATATTCGGGAAATCCTCTCGCCTGGGAAGGAATTGGAATTAATCCAGATATTGAAGTCGAACCGGAAAATGCTTTCCCGACAGCTTATAAAAATGCCTTGCAGAAATTATTGAAAACTGCGAATGAACAAACAGCAATTGATAAATACCAATGGGCTCTGGACGGTTTATCTGCGAGTTACGATAACATTGATATAAACACGATCAAAGAATATGCGGACAGCTATGGCAAAATTCAAATAAAATTCATAGACGACAAATTGTATTATCAATCTGAAGGTAGTTCATCCAATCTGTTGATTCCAATTTCTGCCGATTACTTCATTGTGAAAGGACTTAATTATTTCAGAATTAAGTTTATAAAAAATGAGAGCACCATAATCTTGAAACAGATATTTACTTTCGGAGTGGAGAGAGAATATGTTAAGAGCAAATAA
- a CDS encoding pyridoxamine 5'-phosphate oxidase family protein, with translation MKHKPGKKIKVNRIPERGFYDSETINKIIDEALYCHISFIQDGHPFIIPTIHARMNDHLVFHGAKASRLLKQIASGEEIAVSVTILDELVLARSVFHHSMNYRSVVIFGKGQLIKNKIEKLNALEAITNHIIPGRWNDARKPNEKELNATSVVSLKIDEASAKIRSGPPKDEEEDYDLPVWAGVIPFSKKFEQPKEDPKLKSGILLPDYIEKLIK, from the coding sequence TTGAAGCATAAACCGGGTAAAAAAATAAAAGTCAATCGCATACCGGAAAGAGGTTTTTACGATTCTGAAACCATCAATAAAATTATTGATGAAGCTTTGTATTGCCACATCAGTTTTATTCAGGATGGACACCCGTTCATTATCCCGACTATCCACGCGAGAATGAACGATCATCTTGTATTTCATGGTGCAAAAGCCAGCCGGCTTCTTAAACAAATTGCCAGCGGAGAAGAAATAGCTGTTTCAGTTACAATTTTAGATGAGCTTGTCCTGGCACGATCAGTTTTTCATCATTCAATGAACTACAGATCTGTGGTGATTTTTGGTAAAGGCCAATTGATTAAAAATAAAATTGAAAAACTCAATGCTCTGGAAGCAATAACAAATCATATCATTCCGGGCAGATGGAATGATGCAAGAAAGCCAAACGAAAAAGAACTTAATGCAACTTCAGTTGTTTCACTTAAGATAGATGAAGCTTCAGCAAAAATAAGATCCGGTCCGCCAAAGGATGAAGAAGAAGATTATGATTTGCCGGTTTGGGCAGGTGTTATACCGTTTTCAAAAAAATTCGAACAGCCGAAAGAGGATCCAAAACTTAAGTCGGGAATTCTTCTTCCGGATTACATTGAAAAGCTTATCAAATGA
- a CDS encoding protein-S-isoprenylcysteine methyltransferase produces the protein MRYFFICGLWAGYCALHSFLISISFTKFISRILKKYYAFYRLFYVLSALVLLILLIDYTSPYDNEIIVSYTFPWSIIRYALMYGSLLLFFWAFFFNYDSLSFFGIRQILNSGKELTINPAETIKKKGLLGVIRHPMYLALIIFLWSTIFTLMDLLINTVLTIYVIIGTILEEKKLVLEFGEAYIKYQHEVPMLVPFTKPKAV, from the coding sequence ATGAGATATTTTTTTATTTGCGGACTTTGGGCAGGCTACTGCGCCCTTCATAGTTTTTTAATAAGCATTTCATTTACAAAATTTATCAGCCGCATATTAAAAAAATATTACGCTTTCTATCGTCTCTTTTACGTTTTATCCGCTCTCGTACTCCTCATTCTGCTAATTGATTATACATCTCCATACGATAACGAAATAATTGTATCATATACTTTCCCCTGGTCTATTATACGTTACGCTTTAATGTATGGTTCACTGTTATTATTCTTCTGGGCGTTCTTCTTTAATTATGATTCTTTATCGTTTTTCGGAATCAGGCAAATATTAAACTCTGGAAAGGAATTAACAATAAATCCTGCCGAAACAATTAAAAAGAAAGGTTTATTGGGAGTAATAAGACATCCGATGTATTTAGCTCTAATAATTTTCTTGTGGAGTACAATATTTACGTTAATGGATCTGCTCATAAACACAGTGCTAACCATTTATGTAATCATTGGGACAATACTGGAAGAAAAGAAACTTGTATTAGAATTCGGCGAAGCTTATATAAAATATCAGCACGAAGTACCAATGTTGGTTCCATTTACTAAACCAAAGGCCGTCTGA
- a CDS encoding isoprenylcysteine carboxylmethyltransferase family protein: MNNQMFLPLVSLCIIAHIVRLSYEILKHKKLIKASRISFVIIFSNMLLLWTSWFLLCSFDPSETNLPIILSYFGISLAILGVIIFLTALLTIKTLETYEGDLITSGIYSRIRHPMYLGFLLWLIGFPLFYGGMYSLILAIPFAINVLYWRHLEELELDKRFVDYKLYKKKTIF, encoded by the coding sequence ATGAATAATCAGATGTTTCTCCCGTTAGTATCTTTATGTATAATTGCTCACATAGTCAGACTTAGTTATGAAATCTTGAAACACAAAAAATTAATTAAAGCGAGCAGGATTTCGTTTGTAATTATATTCTCAAATATGTTGTTATTATGGACTTCCTGGTTTTTACTCTGCAGCTTCGATCCGTCCGAAACAAACCTTCCGATAATATTGAGTTATTTTGGTATCTCGTTAGCTATTCTTGGTGTAATTATTTTCTTAACTGCTTTATTAACAATCAAAACATTAGAAACTTACGAAGGCGATCTTATTACAAGTGGAATTTATTCGAGGATAAGGCACCCGATGTATCTCGGTTTTTTACTTTGGTTAATTGGATTTCCACTTTTTTACGGTGGAATGTATTCACTTATACTTGCCATTCCATTTGCTATAAATGTTTTGTATTGGAGACATTTAGAAGAGTTAGAATTAGATAAAAGATTTGTTGACTATAAATTATATAAGAAGAAAACGATCTTTTAA
- the rsgA gene encoding ribosome small subunit-dependent GTPase A yields the protein MDNLQNLGFDNWFSDKIDLSKTDFNIVRVISVNKNSFVVSNGVKDIYAELTGKFLFNSENSLDMPAVGDWVYAQLFDDSSLAIIHDILSRKTLLKRKASGKKVDYQLIAANIDTAIIMQSLDSNFNLRRLERYLVMINEGKITPAIFLSKSDLINAEEIEQKKNDIRKILPDVKIASFSNNSASDIESIKTLFEPFKTYCLLGSSGVGKTTLLNNLINQELYKTQPIREKDGRGKHTTTRRELIVLENGAIIIDNPGMRELGVISNESGLGDTFNEIDELADQCKYKDCTHTVEAGCAVLEAVERGEISEERYNNYIKIYKESLYNEMSYVEKRQKDKKFGKFFHSTMKDVKKMKGR from the coding sequence ATGGACAACCTACAAAATCTCGGCTTCGATAATTGGTTCAGCGATAAAATAGATTTATCCAAAACTGATTTTAACATCGTAAGAGTAATAAGCGTAAACAAAAACAGCTTTGTTGTTTCCAACGGTGTAAAAGATATTTATGCAGAGCTTACGGGAAAATTTTTGTTTAATTCAGAGAACTCCCTTGATATGCCTGCTGTCGGCGATTGGGTTTATGCACAACTATTCGATGATAGTTCTCTGGCGATTATTCACGACATTCTTTCGCGCAAAACATTACTGAAAAGAAAAGCATCCGGCAAAAAAGTTGATTACCAACTTATCGCTGCGAACATTGATACTGCAATCATTATGCAGTCGCTCGATTCCAATTTTAATTTAAGACGGCTCGAACGATACCTTGTGATGATAAACGAAGGCAAGATTACTCCGGCAATATTCTTAAGTAAAAGTGATCTAATAAATGCTGAAGAAATTGAGCAAAAGAAGAATGATATCCGTAAAATTTTGCCTGATGTTAAGATTGCTTCTTTCAGCAATAACAGCGCAAGCGATATAGAAAGTATTAAAACTTTATTTGAGCCATTTAAAACTTACTGCCTGCTTGGTTCATCTGGTGTTGGCAAAACAACCTTGCTGAATAATTTAATTAATCAGGAACTGTACAAAACACAGCCGATAAGAGAAAAAGATGGAAGAGGAAAACACACCACAACCCGCCGCGAACTTATAGTTTTAGAAAACGGAGCAATAATAATAGATAATCCCGGAATGCGTGAACTCGGAGTAATCTCAAACGAGTCAGGACTCGGTGATACGTTCAATGAAATTGATGAGCTCGCAGACCAGTGCAAATACAAAGACTGCACTCACACTGTCGAAGCGGGTTGCGCAGTACTTGAAGCCGTTGAAAGGGGAGAGATTTCAGAAGAGCGTTATAATAATTATATCAAGATTTATAAAGAGTCATTGTATAATGAAATGTCCTACGTTGAAAAGAGACAGAAAGATAAAAAGTTCGGCAAGTTCTTTCATTCCACAATGAAAGATGTAAAAAAGATGAAGGGGAGATGA